The proteins below are encoded in one region of Shewanella algae:
- a CDS encoding energy transducer TonB: MTPKRYCGFALMALSLQSAVLASQTATPDPLVMPTKGGLQLSFSAAPAAASQTASVQTQNQAANAESHPAAKAPSAKHKEAEHKAPQHQEPLKQNVAKPEPPKSEQLKTKPVKTSQKQASKMSKPQPTQEKPREIAEKPESKHASTTPRAEPVPREEKPGIPSSPVQTAGTPGLNHTIELAEPVFASPPTPPSYPRLARKRGFEGTALVDIFFDHQGKTQNALLVSSSGYSILDEAALAAVRHWQFSIPSQASAARFKVRVPVRFALN; the protein is encoded by the coding sequence GTGACCCCCAAGCGTTATTGTGGTTTTGCGCTCATGGCATTGTCACTTCAGAGTGCCGTATTAGCCTCTCAGACAGCCACCCCAGATCCTTTGGTAATGCCCACCAAGGGCGGTTTGCAGCTGAGTTTCAGCGCAGCCCCTGCTGCAGCATCCCAAACTGCCTCTGTCCAGACTCAAAACCAGGCTGCTAACGCCGAAAGCCACCCTGCGGCAAAAGCCCCATCCGCTAAGCATAAAGAAGCTGAACATAAAGCCCCTCAACACCAAGAACCGCTGAAACAGAATGTGGCGAAACCTGAGCCGCCAAAGTCAGAGCAGCTCAAAACCAAGCCGGTCAAAACGAGTCAGAAACAAGCCTCAAAGATGAGCAAGCCACAACCGACTCAGGAAAAGCCGCGAGAGATAGCAGAGAAACCTGAATCGAAACACGCCTCAACGACTCCGCGAGCAGAACCTGTGCCCCGTGAGGAGAAGCCGGGCATTCCTTCGTCGCCGGTTCAAACAGCCGGCACCCCAGGGCTGAATCACACCATAGAGCTGGCTGAGCCTGTATTTGCCAGCCCGCCGACGCCGCCGAGCTACCCCAGACTCGCCCGCAAGCGGGGCTTTGAGGGCACGGCTCTGGTGGACATCTTCTTTGATCATCAAGGCAAAACCCAAAACGCCCTGCTCGTCAGCAGCTCAGGCTATTCCATTCTGGATGAAGCGGCATTGGCCGCCGTACGCCACTGGCAGTTCAGCATTCCTTCCCAAGCCTCAGCCGCCCGTTTCAAAGTCAGGGTGCCGGTTCGCTTCGCCCTTAATTAA
- a CDS encoding MotA/TolQ/ExbB proton channel family protein: MELSLYQSLHQQLGDLTWPLLICAFLTMMILLERFAILLPSLFRRQSWLGELRSGTLDESCDSLLERLKDNRGLISCGARHLLRQAAQPKALREELLSLWLAKEKRKLHAGLKLLQYIGAISPLLGLLGTVLGLLEMFNDIGANQSDSITPALLASGLGLAMYTTAAGLLIAVPALLGAQLFGLWAERSVASCAHVLNQLNLWLEGVPLQGEDNDYAAFNLTKLSQINGKRRHPEPLS, encoded by the coding sequence ATGGAATTAAGTTTGTACCAAAGCCTGCACCAGCAACTTGGCGATCTCACCTGGCCTTTGCTCATCTGCGCCTTTCTGACCATGATGATATTGCTGGAGCGCTTTGCCATCTTGTTGCCGAGCCTGTTCAGGCGCCAATCCTGGCTCGGCGAATTGCGCAGCGGCACACTGGATGAAAGCTGTGACAGCCTGCTTGAACGCCTGAAAGATAACCGGGGACTGATTTCCTGCGGTGCCCGCCATTTGCTGAGACAGGCCGCACAACCCAAGGCGCTGCGGGAAGAGTTGTTGTCACTTTGGCTGGCAAAGGAGAAACGCAAACTCCACGCCGGGCTCAAGTTGCTGCAATACATAGGTGCCATCAGCCCGCTTCTGGGTTTGCTCGGCACTGTGCTGGGGCTACTGGAGATGTTCAACGATATTGGCGCCAATCAGAGTGACAGTATCACTCCGGCCTTGTTGGCCTCGGGCTTGGGATTGGCCATGTACACCACAGCCGCCGGCCTGTTGATCGCCGTACCCGCGCTGTTGGGAGCGCAGCTGTTCGGACTCTGGGCCGAGCGCTCAGTGGCCTCCTGCGCCCATGTACTGAATCAACTCAACCTTTGGCTGGAAGGGGTTCCACTGCAGGGCGAAGACAATGATTACGCTGCTTTTAACCTGACCAAACTCAGTCAAATCAATGGCAAGCGTCGCCATCCGGAGCCGCTGTCATGA
- a CDS encoding ExbD/TolR family protein, producing MIEIKEEHGLDSGLDLTPLIDIIFIVLVFLLLTANPKLLSLPIEVPDNSATTLSPQAQTQLTVSVLPQAPFWALNEQKFARFDAFEQALTQALADNPELTLVVAADKEARVQPLMQLLSLLQRLEISQTRVLMEP from the coding sequence ATGATTGAAATTAAGGAAGAGCATGGCCTGGATAGCGGCCTGGATCTAACCCCCTTGATAGACATCATCTTCATTGTGCTGGTGTTTTTGCTGCTCACAGCCAATCCCAAGTTATTGAGCCTGCCGATTGAAGTACCGGATAACAGTGCCACAACTTTGAGCCCACAAGCGCAGACTCAATTGACGGTAAGCGTGTTACCCCAGGCGCCGTTCTGGGCGCTCAACGAACAAAAATTTGCCCGGTTCGACGCGTTCGAGCAGGCACTGACTCAGGCGCTGGCCGACAATCCCGAACTGACCTTGGTGGTAGCCGCCGACAAGGAGGCAAGAGTCCAGCCGCTGATGCAACTGCTGAGTCTGCTGCAGCGGCTGGAGATCAGCCAGACCCGGGTCCTGATGGAACCCTAA
- a CDS encoding heme/hemin ABC transporter substrate-binding protein, protein MKNSLIFLCGLLAMPLFAAEEPPKRVISAGAGVTELVLALDAAPQLVAVDASSALPKTLKLPRLGYHRMLSAEGILAQKPDLLIGTSVMGPASSIDLVKQAGVPVITLKAADTAEQLQQNILTLGKALNKEKAATELADTLGGRLQQLAQSAAKFEHPPRVMFMLMQSERPARVGGADTAADIIIQLAGATNAADFSGYRSLSQEGILALKPELILLSSASEQPEPQADKLLKSMPLLAHTPAGKAGLIRDLQPQALLGGLGISAIEAAESLNQELLEQ, encoded by the coding sequence ATGAAAAACTCTCTTATCTTCCTCTGTGGCCTGCTCGCCATGCCGCTTTTTGCCGCTGAAGAGCCTCCCAAGCGAGTGATCAGTGCCGGTGCCGGTGTCACTGAATTGGTGCTGGCATTGGATGCCGCCCCACAACTGGTGGCAGTTGACGCCAGCAGCGCCCTGCCAAAGACGCTGAAACTGCCAAGACTCGGCTACCACAGAATGCTGTCAGCCGAGGGCATATTGGCGCAAAAACCGGATCTCCTGATTGGCACCTCTGTGATGGGACCGGCCAGCAGCATAGATCTGGTAAAACAGGCCGGTGTGCCGGTTATCACCCTGAAGGCGGCCGATACCGCCGAGCAACTACAGCAAAATATCCTCACTCTGGGAAAGGCCCTGAATAAGGAGAAAGCCGCCACCGAACTGGCCGATACTCTGGGTGGCAGGTTACAGCAACTGGCGCAATCTGCGGCCAAATTCGAACATCCACCCAGAGTCATGTTTATGTTGATGCAGTCAGAGCGTCCCGCCAGAGTCGGCGGTGCTGATACGGCCGCCGATATCATTATCCAGCTGGCCGGTGCCACCAACGCCGCCGACTTCAGCGGCTACCGAAGCCTGTCTCAGGAAGGTATTCTGGCGCTCAAGCCAGAACTGATTTTACTCTCAAGCGCCAGCGAGCAACCCGAACCTCAAGCCGATAAGCTACTGAAGAGCATGCCGCTACTGGCCCATACTCCGGCCGGAAAAGCCGGTTTGATCCGGGATCTTCAACCTCAGGCATTACTCGGGGGATTAGGTATCTCCGCCATTGAAGCGGCCGAGTCCCTGAATCAGGAACTGCTGGAGCAATAA
- a CDS encoding FecCD family ABC transporter permease produces the protein MAAVLPIHRHPWLWPGLASLLVFSALLSIATGPVTIGLSDIIDSLFGSVAAGQEANALIVQNVRLPRTLLALIVGALLAQCGAVMQGLFRNPLADPGIIGVSSGAALGAATCIVLLPHLGSYAVPLGAFLCGLATSLLVYRLATSGGSTSVVLLLLAGVAITALAGAGIGMLTFLANDMALRDLSLWQLGAIAGASWQSVFICLPVLALVSWQFNKQALALNALLLGESEARHLGIEVDRLKLKLILLCSLGVGVAVAATGIIGFIGLVVPHLVRLLKGPDHRQLLPLSAILGAVLLALADSGARTLMSPAEIPVGLMTALLGAPFFLYLLLSQRRKLY, from the coding sequence ATGGCTGCCGTGCTGCCCATCCACCGCCATCCCTGGCTCTGGCCTGGACTCGCCAGCCTGCTGGTGTTTTCCGCATTGCTCTCGATAGCAACCGGACCTGTGACCATAGGCTTGAGCGATATAATCGACTCTCTGTTTGGCTCAGTCGCCGCCGGGCAGGAAGCCAATGCCCTGATAGTGCAAAATGTCCGTCTGCCGAGAACCTTGCTGGCACTGATTGTCGGCGCCCTGTTGGCACAGTGCGGCGCAGTAATGCAAGGCCTGTTTCGTAACCCTCTGGCTGACCCCGGCATCATAGGTGTGTCCTCGGGCGCGGCGCTGGGAGCCGCCACCTGCATAGTGCTGCTGCCGCATCTTGGCAGCTATGCCGTCCCCCTTGGTGCTTTTCTCTGCGGTCTGGCAACCAGTTTACTGGTTTACCGGCTCGCCACTTCAGGTGGCAGCACCTCAGTGGTGTTACTCTTGCTGGCCGGGGTGGCTATTACCGCCCTGGCCGGTGCCGGAATCGGCATGCTGACTTTCCTTGCCAACGACATGGCACTGCGGGATCTCAGCCTGTGGCAACTGGGGGCCATCGCCGGTGCCAGTTGGCAATCCGTATTTATCTGTCTGCCGGTACTGGCCTTGGTGAGTTGGCAGTTCAACAAACAGGCATTGGCGCTCAACGCCCTGTTGCTGGGCGAATCCGAGGCGCGTCATCTGGGCATAGAGGTAGACAGGCTCAAGCTGAAGTTGATCTTGCTCTGCTCTTTGGGTGTCGGTGTTGCCGTGGCGGCCACCGGCATCATAGGTTTTATCGGGCTGGTGGTACCGCATCTGGTGCGGCTGCTCAAGGGGCCGGATCATCGCCAACTGCTGCCGCTGAGTGCCATTCTCGGCGCTGTGCTGCTGGCCTTGGCCGACTCAGGGGCCCGCACCTTGATGTCACCGGCCGAGATCCCTGTCGGCCTGATGACGGCTCTGCTCGGCGCTCCCTTCTTCCTCTATCTGCTGCTGAGTCAGCGACGTAAGCTTTATTGA
- a CDS encoding heme ABC transporter ATP-binding protein codes for MPFESTAVTEQVLELKHLHARVDNKPLLTDVSCRLQSGQFYALLGPNGAGKSSLLRLLTQELKADAGRINFHGSPLGQWPKQALARHLAMLPQHSSLSFPFSVREVVAMGLYPLSLSARDAAQLVEQQLWRLDLAHLSERSYPALSGGERQRVQLARVLTQLAQAEHSPVLLLDEPTSALDLAQQHRVLRLARELAHEQDYTVLAVLHDLNQASHYADQLLVMDKGKLLVQGEPQQALTPELISRVWHYEPGTFADAQGQRLYF; via the coding sequence ATGCCATTTGAGTCCACCGCAGTTACTGAGCAAGTACTGGAGCTCAAACATCTACATGCCAGAGTCGACAACAAGCCCTTGCTGACCGATGTCAGTTGCCGACTGCAAAGCGGCCAATTTTACGCTCTACTGGGGCCCAATGGCGCCGGCAAGTCCAGTCTGCTAAGGCTGTTGACTCAGGAACTGAAGGCTGATGCCGGGCGGATAAACTTTCACGGCTCGCCTCTTGGGCAGTGGCCGAAGCAAGCCTTGGCCAGGCATCTGGCCATGTTGCCACAACACTCGAGTCTCAGCTTTCCCTTCAGCGTTCGTGAAGTGGTAGCCATGGGCCTGTATCCTCTCAGTCTCAGTGCCAGAGATGCCGCCCAACTGGTTGAGCAGCAACTGTGGCGTCTGGATCTGGCTCACCTGAGTGAGCGCAGCTATCCGGCACTGTCCGGCGGTGAACGCCAGCGGGTTCAGTTGGCCAGGGTTTTGACTCAATTGGCCCAGGCCGAGCACTCGCCTGTACTCTTGCTGGATGAACCCACTTCGGCGCTGGATTTGGCCCAGCAACACAGAGTACTGCGGCTCGCCAGAGAGCTGGCTCATGAGCAGGACTACACTGTATTGGCCGTGCTGCACGACCTCAACCAGGCCAGTCACTATGCTGATCAGTTACTGGTTATGGACAAAGGAAAACTTCTGGTTCAGGGCGAGCCCCAACAGGCTTTGACGCCTGAACTGATTTCCAGGGTCTGGCACTATGAACCGGGCACCTTCGCCGACGCGCAGGGGCAGAGACTCTATTTTTGA
- a CDS encoding DUF2956 domain-containing protein — protein sequence MNKKPAISNETQTEAMRMAKATQKAGQTKEQTRLIAQGVEKGIAEYKKQQKAKARERDKARKQELRQKSRLQHDSDDGADAAEITPSHAPKWLLWFPWVLLGLSWLGFALYLA from the coding sequence ATGAACAAGAAGCCAGCGATTTCCAACGAAACCCAAACCGAAGCCATGCGCATGGCCAAAGCCACTCAAAAGGCGGGGCAAACCAAGGAGCAAACCCGCCTCATAGCCCAAGGCGTAGAGAAAGGCATTGCCGAGTACAAGAAGCAACAAAAGGCCAAGGCCAGAGAAAGAGACAAGGCGCGCAAGCAAGAACTGAGACAGAAAAGCAGGCTCCAGCACGACTCGGATGACGGCGCGGATGCGGCAGAAATAACGCCATCCCATGCCCCCAAGTGGCTGCTGTGGTTTCCCTGGGTACTGCTTGGCCTTAGCTGGCTTGGGTTTGCTCTCTACCTGGCTTGA